TATTCTCTGAAGTATATGTAATGACCGAAGGTGGTCCAGGAAATGCAACTACATTCTTATCAATCTTTATTTACAAAAATGCCTTTAGATTTTTCCAAATGGGATATGCGAATGCTGCAGGATATATTCTTACAATTATAGCTTTAACCATAAGCGCTATTGGACTTACAAGAATATTTACAAGAGAAATGTATTAAAGAGGTGATATTGTGCTTAGAAAGAGATTAAAATCACTAATATTCATTTTAGCCTTAATTATCCTTATTATTGAGCTTTTACCTGCCATATTACTTTTTCTGACAAGTATAAAGACAAACATGGCTATATGGACTTCTCCCACCCCTTTTCATCCTTTCACTCCTACCATTGAGCAGTATATAGGAGTATTTAAAGAAACTACATTTGTTAAAAACATACTCAATAGTACTTATATAGCTGTTTGGACTACCCTTCTTTCAGTATTAGGAGGGGCTTTGGCTTCTTATGCCCTTGCCAGATTCCCCATAAAAAGAAAAAAAGAAATAGCTATGGGAATAATATTCAGTAGAATGATTCCTCAAATTGCTCTTGCAGTACCTATATACTCAATGATGAGAACCTTGGGTCTTTTAGATACCTATACCGGTCTCATCTTAGCCCATACAACTTTTAGTCTTCCCTATGTAGTATGGCTTCTTCTTCCTTTCTTCCAACAAATACCTGTAGAGTATGAAGAAGCAGCATTAATTGATGGTTGTAATAAGCTTCAGGTTTTTAGCAAGATATTTCTTCCTTTGGCATCCTCAGGAATTATTGTTGCTATGACCTTTTGCTTCTTAGGTTCCTGGAATGATTTTATATACACATTAGTGCTAAGTAATGTTAAAACTACAACAGCTCCTATGTTAGTAACAACATTTGTAGGTATGTATGCACCTGAGGTTGGAAAGATGAGTGCTGCAGGGATATTAATTATTCTTCCTGTATTCTTAATCGCCCTATTTCTACAAAAATACATAATTATGGGGCTTTCGGGAGGAGGAATAAAGGGATAATTATGGATAAAATAATTAAATTGATAGAATATAGTATAAGGGATAACATTTTTCATGGTATTTTAAATACTGAAAAAGGAAAGTTTTTAAACCTATATATCTCTCTATACAATAAAGAATTTTGGAGAATACAATTATCGGAGGAAAGTCCTAAAAATAATCCTGTTCATCTTTTTCCTTCCTCTTTTAATGTAAGGGAGGAAGGAGAATTTGTTTTGATGGAAGGGGAAGAAATTGATTTATATATATTAAAAAGCCCCTTCTTCTTTTTCTTTAAAAAAGGAGAAGAAGTTATATTATCCTTGGATAATCACAGAAATGTGGGGCTTTTACATTTAACTCCCCCATTAGCAAAAAATGAAATTGGCTTTTGTGGGACATTCTCATTAGATTCTGAGGATAGAATTTTTGGTTTAGGTGAGTTTTTTACCCCATGTGAAAGACATTCCCAAGAATTGGAAGTTTGGGTAAATGATGCCTATGGAACTTTTACACAAAGAGCTTACAAGCCTCTTCCTTTCTCGTGGAGTACAAAAGGATATGGAATATTATTTAATACTAATTATAAGACTAAGCATTATATAGCGCATCCTGATAAAAATCTTTCAGGCTACTATTTTGAGGATTATTCTTCTATATTAGATATATTCTTATTCTTTGGTAAAGAACCTAAGGAGATAATTAAAAAGTACCATATCTTAACAGGAAAGCCTGAAATACCGCCTTTTTGGAGTTTTGGTTTGTGGATGTCAAGATGCTACTATTGGGACGAAAAAACTGTTTTAGAGGTAGCAGAAACTTTAAGGGAGAAGAATATTCCCTGTGATGTAATAAATTTAGATGGAAGAGCTTGGCTTAGGCATGGATACCAAACAGATTTCCAATGGGATTTGGAAAGATATCCCGATCCAAAAAGACTAATATCAAGGCTTAAAGAGCTGGGATTTAGGGTTTGTTTATGGGAAAATCCCTATATTTCTGAAAAATCCCCTCTATTTTATGAGGCTGAAAAGAACGGTTTCCTACTTAAAGATTTAAATGGTCAGACGAAAAAAATAAAGTGGGTTCCTGAAGAGTTTCAAGGATTGCATAATCCACCATCCGCAGGAATTGTGGATCTTACAAATCCAAAAGCAAGAGAATGGTACAAGGATCTTCATAGACCCTTATTAAGAATGGGAATAGATACTTTTAAGACAGATTTTGGAGAGGAAATTCCAGAAGATGTCATAGCTTATAATGGAATGAAAGGTGATGAACTGCATAATTATTATGCCTTTATTTATAACCAGGTAGTATATGAGGTTGTAAAGGAGGAAAAGAAGGAAGGATTAGTTTGGGGAAGATCAGGCTAT
This region of Dictyoglomus sp. NZ13-RE01 genomic DNA includes:
- a CDS encoding ABC transporter permease, with protein sequence MLRKRLKSLIFILALIILIIELLPAILLFLTSIKTNMAIWTSPTPFHPFTPTIEQYIGVFKETTFVKNILNSTYIAVWTTLLSVLGGALASYALARFPIKRKKEIAMGIIFSRMIPQIALAVPIYSMMRTLGLLDTYTGLILAHTTFSLPYVVWLLLPFFQQIPVEYEEAALIDGCNKLQVFSKIFLPLASSGIIVAMTFCFLGSWNDFIYTLVLSNVKTTTAPMLVTTFVGMYAPEVGKMSAAGILIILPVFLIALFLQKYIIMGLSGGGIKG
- a CDS encoding alpha-xylosidase, whose translation is MMDKIIKLIEYSIRDNIFHGILNTEKGKFLNLYISLYNKEFWRIQLSEESPKNNPVHLFPSSFNVREEGEFVLMEGEEIDLYILKSPFFFFFKKGEEVILSLDNHRNVGLLHLTPPLAKNEIGFCGTFSLDSEDRIFGLGEFFTPCERHSQELEVWVNDAYGTFTQRAYKPLPFSWSTKGYGILFNTNYKTKHYIAHPDKNLSGYYFEDYSSILDIFLFFGKEPKEIIKKYHILTGKPEIPPFWSFGLWMSRCYYWDEKTVLEVAETLREKNIPCDVINLDGRAWLRHGYQTDFQWDLERYPDPKRLISRLKELGFRVCLWENPYISEKSPLFYEAEKNGFLLKDLNGQTKKIKWVPEEFQGLHNPPSAGIVDLTNPKAREWYKDLHRPLLRMGIDTFKTDFGEEIPEDVIAYNGMKGDELHNYYAFIYNQVVYEVVKEEKKEGLVWGRSGYIGSQTIPVQWAGDTESSYEGMFTSLRGGLSYGLSGGNLLWAHDLGGFYGAKPDSQLYIRWSEFALLNPLVRAHGTTPREPWEYGKEAERIFKKFTFLRYSLLPYIYSSAVEGKETSLPVMRHLILEFPKDPISAYIEDEYLLGDDILIAPIFTNKNERKIYLPRCRWYDFWDKDYYDGEKVLEKKVPLSRIPIFIKEGAIIPRFIKIGRNTEELEEKYLVEIWFPNEKKEKTFYTKNNTFKIKYEMFPDYMEFDIESQLKTDFIVHILGFKNIREIDPGIDYNYTPNGILFTIKELQKINIKLYKE